In Neofelis nebulosa isolate mNeoNeb1 chromosome 10, mNeoNeb1.pri, whole genome shotgun sequence, one DNA window encodes the following:
- the SLC17A6 gene encoding vesicular glutamate transporter 2 isoform X1 → MESVKQRILTPGKEGLKNFAGKSLGQIYRVLEKKQDTGETIELTEDGKPLEVPEKKAPLCDCTCFGLPRRYIIAIMSGLGFCISFGIRCNLGVAIVDMVNNSTIHRGGKVIKEKAKFNWDPETVGMIHGSFFWGYIITQIPGGYIASRLAANRVFGAAILLTSTLNMLIPSAARVHYGCVIFVRILQGLVEGVTYPACHGIWSKWAPPLERSRLATTSFCGSYAGAVIAMPLAGILVQYTGWSSVFYVYGSFGMIWYMFWLLVSYESPAKHPTITDEERRYIEESIGESANLLGAMEKFKTPWRKFFTSMPVYAIIVANFCRSWTFYLLLISQPAYFEEVFGFEISKVGMLSAVPHLVMTIIVPIGGQIADFLRSKQILSTTTVRKIMNCGGFGMEATLLLVVGYSHTRGVAISFLVLAVGFSGFAISGFNVNHLDIAPRYASILMGISNGVGTLSGMVCPIIVGAMTKNKSREEWQYVFLIAALVHYGGVIFYAIFASGEKQPWADPEETSEEKCGFIHEDELDEETGDITQNYINYGTTKSYGATTQANGGWPNGWEKKEEFVQEEVQDSYTYKDRDDYS, encoded by the exons ATGGAGTCGGTAAAACAAAGGATTTTGACCCCAGGAAAAGAGGGGCTAAAGAATTTTGCTGGAAAATCCCTTGGCCAGATCTACAG GGTGCTGGAGAAGAAGCAAGACACTGGGGAGACCATCGAGCTGACGGAGGATGGGAAGCCCCTGGAGGTGCCCGAGAAAAAGGCTCCACTGTGCGATTGCACCTGCTTCGGCCTGCCGCGCCGCTACATCATCGCCATCATGAGCGGCCTGGGCTTCTGCATCTCCTTCGGCATCCGCTGCAACCTGGGCGTGGCCATCGTGGACATGGTCAACAACAGCACTATCCACCGAGGGGGCAAGGTCATCAAGGAG AAGGCCAAATTCAACTGGGACCCAGAAACCGTGGGGATGATCCACGGTTCCTTCTTTTGGGGCTACATCATCACCCAGATTCCGGGCGGCTACATCGCGTCTCGGCTGGCAGCCAACAG ggtttttGGAGCTGCCATACTTCTTACCTCTACTCTGAATATGCTAATCCCATCGGCAGCCAGAGTGCATTATGGGTGTGTCATCTTTGTTAGGATATTGCAGGGACTTGTTGAG GGCGTCACCTACCCAGCATGTCATGGGATATGGAGCAAATGGGCTCCTCCTCTAGAGAGGAGTAGATTGGCAACCACCTCCTTTTGTG GTTCATATGCTGGAGCTGTGATTGCAATGCCTTTAGCTGGCATTCTTGTACAGTATACTGGTTGGTCCTCAGTATTCTATGTCTATG GAAGCTTTGGAATGATCTGGTACATGTTTTGGCTTTTGGTGTCTTATGAGAGTCCTGCAAAGCATCCTACCATTACAGATGAAGAACGTAGGTACATTGAAGAAAGCATTGGAGAGAGTGCAAATCTTTTAGGTGCAATGGAA AAATTCAAGACTCCATGGAGGAAATTTTTTACATCTATGCCTGTCTATGCAATAATTGTTGCAAACTTCTGCAGAAGCTGGACTTTTTACTTATTGCTTATTAGTCAGCCGGCATATTTTGAGGAAGTCTTTGGATTTGAAATCAGCAAG gttGGCATGCTATCTGCTGTGCCACACTTGGTAATGACAATTATTGTACCCATTGGAGGGCAGATTGCAGATTTTCTAAGAAGCAAGCAAATTCTTTCAACAACTACAGTAAGAAAGATCATGAATTGTGGTG GTTTTGGCATGGAAGCAACACTGCTTCTGGTTGTTGGCTATTCTCATACTAGAGGTGTAGCTATCTCATTCTTGGTCCTTGCAGTGGGATTCAGTGGATTTGCTATTTCTG GTTTCAATGTTAACCACTTGGATATTGCTCCGAGATATGCAAGTATCTTAATGGGCATTTCAAATGGTGTTGGCACATTGTCAGGAATGGTTTGCCCTATCATTGTTGGTGCAATGACAAAGAATAAG TCACGTGAAGAGTGGCAGTATGTTTTCCTGATTGCTGCCCTGGTCCACTATGGCGGAGTTATATTTTACGCAATATTTGCCTCAGGAGAGAAGCAACCCTGGGCAGATCCTGAAGaaacaagtgaagaaaaatgTGGATTTATCCATGAAGATGAGCTTGATGAAGAGACAGGGGACATTactcaaaattatataaattatggtaCCACCAAGTCTTATGGTGCCACAACACAGGCCAATGGAGGTTGGCCAAATGgttgggaaaagaaagaggaattcGTACAAGAAGAAGTACAAGACTCATACACCTATAAGGACCGAGATGATTATTCATAA
- the SLC17A6 gene encoding vesicular glutamate transporter 2 isoform X2 — MSGLGFCISFGIRCNLGVAIVDMVNNSTIHRGGKVIKEKAKFNWDPETVGMIHGSFFWGYIITQIPGGYIASRLAANRVFGAAILLTSTLNMLIPSAARVHYGCVIFVRILQGLVEGVTYPACHGIWSKWAPPLERSRLATTSFCGSYAGAVIAMPLAGILVQYTGWSSVFYVYGSFGMIWYMFWLLVSYESPAKHPTITDEERRYIEESIGESANLLGAMEKFKTPWRKFFTSMPVYAIIVANFCRSWTFYLLLISQPAYFEEVFGFEISKVGMLSAVPHLVMTIIVPIGGQIADFLRSKQILSTTTVRKIMNCGGFGMEATLLLVVGYSHTRGVAISFLVLAVGFSGFAISGFNVNHLDIAPRYASILMGISNGVGTLSGMVCPIIVGAMTKNKSREEWQYVFLIAALVHYGGVIFYAIFASGEKQPWADPEETSEEKCGFIHEDELDEETGDITQNYINYGTTKSYGATTQANGGWPNGWEKKEEFVQEEVQDSYTYKDRDDYS; from the exons ATGAGCGGCCTGGGCTTCTGCATCTCCTTCGGCATCCGCTGCAACCTGGGCGTGGCCATCGTGGACATGGTCAACAACAGCACTATCCACCGAGGGGGCAAGGTCATCAAGGAG AAGGCCAAATTCAACTGGGACCCAGAAACCGTGGGGATGATCCACGGTTCCTTCTTTTGGGGCTACATCATCACCCAGATTCCGGGCGGCTACATCGCGTCTCGGCTGGCAGCCAACAG ggtttttGGAGCTGCCATACTTCTTACCTCTACTCTGAATATGCTAATCCCATCGGCAGCCAGAGTGCATTATGGGTGTGTCATCTTTGTTAGGATATTGCAGGGACTTGTTGAG GGCGTCACCTACCCAGCATGTCATGGGATATGGAGCAAATGGGCTCCTCCTCTAGAGAGGAGTAGATTGGCAACCACCTCCTTTTGTG GTTCATATGCTGGAGCTGTGATTGCAATGCCTTTAGCTGGCATTCTTGTACAGTATACTGGTTGGTCCTCAGTATTCTATGTCTATG GAAGCTTTGGAATGATCTGGTACATGTTTTGGCTTTTGGTGTCTTATGAGAGTCCTGCAAAGCATCCTACCATTACAGATGAAGAACGTAGGTACATTGAAGAAAGCATTGGAGAGAGTGCAAATCTTTTAGGTGCAATGGAA AAATTCAAGACTCCATGGAGGAAATTTTTTACATCTATGCCTGTCTATGCAATAATTGTTGCAAACTTCTGCAGAAGCTGGACTTTTTACTTATTGCTTATTAGTCAGCCGGCATATTTTGAGGAAGTCTTTGGATTTGAAATCAGCAAG gttGGCATGCTATCTGCTGTGCCACACTTGGTAATGACAATTATTGTACCCATTGGAGGGCAGATTGCAGATTTTCTAAGAAGCAAGCAAATTCTTTCAACAACTACAGTAAGAAAGATCATGAATTGTGGTG GTTTTGGCATGGAAGCAACACTGCTTCTGGTTGTTGGCTATTCTCATACTAGAGGTGTAGCTATCTCATTCTTGGTCCTTGCAGTGGGATTCAGTGGATTTGCTATTTCTG GTTTCAATGTTAACCACTTGGATATTGCTCCGAGATATGCAAGTATCTTAATGGGCATTTCAAATGGTGTTGGCACATTGTCAGGAATGGTTTGCCCTATCATTGTTGGTGCAATGACAAAGAATAAG TCACGTGAAGAGTGGCAGTATGTTTTCCTGATTGCTGCCCTGGTCCACTATGGCGGAGTTATATTTTACGCAATATTTGCCTCAGGAGAGAAGCAACCCTGGGCAGATCCTGAAGaaacaagtgaagaaaaatgTGGATTTATCCATGAAGATGAGCTTGATGAAGAGACAGGGGACATTactcaaaattatataaattatggtaCCACCAAGTCTTATGGTGCCACAACACAGGCCAATGGAGGTTGGCCAAATGgttgggaaaagaaagaggaattcGTACAAGAAGAAGTACAAGACTCATACACCTATAAGGACCGAGATGATTATTCATAA